The Vibrio aphrogenes genomic interval CTGTCTTTTGGGTGCCAGAAGAGGCTTGTTCTTCTGCCGAGCTGGAGCCAACACGCAAAAAACAACTTTCACATCGCGGTAAAGCGTTACAAAAACTGTTCGCTGCACTCTCTGATTCCCCTCAATTTATTGCTTAAGGCTTGCTTGTGTTAACGCCTCCACCACTGAGTTTATACGTCCATATTCCATGGTGCGTACAAAAATGCCCTTATTGTGATTTCAACTCTCACGCTCAAAAAGGCGAGATCCCTGAAACGCAATATATCGATGCTTTACTCGATGATCTCAAAACGGATATCGAAAAATATCAACTTGAGCAAACCCCTCGCTTATTGCATTCGATCTTCATTGGTGGCGGTACACCTAGCCTGATATCGCCACAAGAAATTGGCCGTTTATTACGAGGAATTGAAGCGTTACTGCCTTTTGAAGATCACATTGAAATCACCATGGAAGCGAACCCAGGCACCATTGAAGCGGAGCGTTTTGCTCAATTTCAAACTCAAGGGGTAAATCGAATTTCGATTGGTGTGCAAAGCTTTGAACAAGAAAAACTTCAAGCATTAGGCCGTATTCATGGTCCGCAAGAGGCAATCAATGCCGCACATCTGGCTCACCAAATCGGCTTAAACAGCTTCAATTTGGATTTAATGCATGGCTTACCGAATCAAACTCAAGGGCAAGCTTTAGCCGACTTAGAGCAAGCGATTGAGCTGAACCCTTATCACTTATCTTGGTATCAACTCACGATTGAACCTAACACCTTGTTTTACTCAAAACCGCCAGTGTTACCCGATGACGATGATTTGTGGGATATTTTCGAGCAAGGCCACCAACGTTTAACCGAAGCAGGCTATGTGCAGTATGAAATCTCAGGTTACAGTAAGCCAGGTTACCAATGTCGTCATAACTTGAACTATTGGCATTTTGGGGACTATTTAGGGATTGGTTGTGGCTCACACGGCAAACTCAGCTTTGCTGATGGGCGAATCGTCCGCACCACCAAAATAAAACACCCTAAAGGCTATCTCGCTGCCTATCAAAATTTAGTAAAACCTTATTTAGACAGCGAACAACAAGTCGAATTAGACGACCGAGCCTTTGAGTTTTTTATGAATCGCTTTCGCTTAATTGAAGCGTGCCCTAAAGCCGAATTTATTCAACGCACCGGTCTGACTCTTGAATCCATTGCCCAGCCGATTGCCCAAGCGATCACGCAAGGCTTTATCCATGACACTGAGGCTTGTTGGCAAGTAACACAAAAAGGAAAGTTATTCTTTAACGATCTGATTGAATTATTTGTCGACGATGAGTAAGCAGGGGCGCTGACTCCTTGCAGAAAAACATCGTTATAGCAATCACGCTAATTAGGTCAATCACCCTAATTAAATGGTCAGATAATGAGTACGCTTGGTGTTATCGTAGCTCGCGACTCGCTCAAGTCACGAGCTACGCCTCATCAGAAAAGCGCCATTAGAAAATTGAGCGCCCTAACTCCGTTGAAAGCAATTCTAGTGCAGCGGTTCCAGCTAGAGAGTTACCAGATTTATCTAACTCTGGTGACCAAACTGCGATCGTCATTTCTCCCGGAATAACCGCAATAATGCCGCCGCCGACACCCGATTTACCCGGCATCCCAACGCGAAATGCAAACTCACCCGCCCCATCATATAAACCACAAGTGGCTAATAACGCATTCAAGCGCTTAGTTTGATTTGGTGCGATGATTTGTTTCTTGGTGTGCACCGACTGGCCTTTGTTCGCTAAATAGCTAAAGGTTTTCGCCAGATCCACACAACTCATTTTTAATGAACAGGCATGAAAATAGTTATTTAAAACCGGGATCACTTCATTTTCAAAATTCCCAAATGAGCGCATCAGATAAGCAATCGCCGCATTACGATCACTGTGCAACATTTCTGAGGCCGCAACCACTTTGTCATACACGATATGAGTATCACCGGATAACTGACGGGCAAATTCCAATAAACGCTGCCTTGGCGCAGACAGACGCGTTTGCAGCATATCAGCCACAACAATAGCACCGGCATTAATAAACGGATTACGAGGGATCCCCTGCTCAACTTCAAGCTGGATCATCGAATTAAATGCTTGTCCTGAAGGTTCTTTCCCTACACGACGCCAAATTTCTTCAGGCTGATAAATTTGCATCGCCAGAGTTAAACTCAACACTTTCGAAATCGATTGAATCGAAAATTCCTCATCCGCATCCCCTGCTTTAATGACTTCACCTTCATTGGTATAAATCGCCATTGCCAGCTTATCGTTAGGGACATTCGCCAAAGCCGGAATATAATTCGCAACTTTTCCCTTACCGATTAAAGGGCGAACGTGTTCAAGAATATCGGTGAGTAATTCTTTGGATGGTTGACACATAACAACTCCAACTTCAATGTTAGGACAAGTGACAAAGGACAAAAAAGCCAGTGACCTTAGTGACTGGCTTTAAATAGGCACGGATAAAATCGACTTTAATTAGGCATTACGGCGGAATTTAATATCCCAGACACCATGGCCTAAACGATGCCCACGAGCTTCAAACTTCGTCAGAGGACGTTCATCAGGACGAGGAATGTAATCACCATCCGTCGCAATATTCTCAAAACCTGGAGCCGCATTCATCACTTCAACCATGTGTTCAGCATAATTTTCCCAATCGGTTGCCATGTGGAAAATGCCTTCATTCAAAATCAGTTTTTGACGCACCATTTCAGCAAAACCCAGTTGCACAATACGACGCTTATGATGGCGTTTTTTATGCCATGGGTCAGGGAAGAACAACTGTAATGTGGTCAAACTGCTGTCTGGGATCATGTGCTCAAACACTTCAACCGCATCATGACACATCACACGTAAATTCGTAACTCCGGCTTCTTGCGCTGCCGCTAAGCAGGCACCAACACCAGGGCTGTGCACTTCAATACCAATAAAGTTTTTCTCAGGTGCATTTTTTGCCATTTCGACCAATGATGCACCCATACCGAAGCCAATTTCAAGCACAACCGGATGGTCATTACCAAACACTTGTTGCCAATCAAGACGCTGTTGAACAAAGTCAATACCCATAGTTGGCCAGCATTCTTCAATCGCTTTTTCTTGACCTTTGGTTAAGCGCCCTTCACGGCGAACAAAACTACGAATTCTTCGTACAATTTTGCCTTCTTCATTCACTTCGTTTGTTGTTACTTCTGTCATTTTTTTGCCTGAAGGTTATGCCAAGTCTCATGATTGGCGAGTTCTAAAAATAGGGTGAGAATTATCCAAAGATACCGTCAAGGTGCAAGCTTTATCCGTAAAAATTTATGAATCTCACTCAAAAGTCCACTTAATTTACATGGTTTACTTAAAACCTAAGCTATGGTGCAATTCGCGCTTCATTATTATTCAAATAAAGAGCAAATCGTGAGTGCATTTTCTGATGCTATTTTAGCATGGTATGACAACTTCGGCCGTAAAACCTTACCTTGGCAACAAAACAAGACCGCTTATACCGTTTGGCTGTCAGAAATTATGTTGCAACAAACTCAAGTTACGACCGTGATCCCCTACTTTGAACGTTTTTTGCAGCGCTTTCCTAGCGTGACCGATTTAGCTCATGCTCATCAAGATGAAGTGCTGCATCTATGGACAGGTCTTGGCTATTACGCCCGAGCACGCAACTTACACAAAGCCGCACAAATTGTTGAGCAGCAATATCAAGGCGAGTTTCCAACCGATATTGAACAATTAAACGCGCTTCCTGGTATCGGGCGCTCAACCGCAGCGGCCATTTTATCTTCTGTCTATAAACAGCCTCATGCCATCTTAGACGGGAATGTCAAAAGAACCCTAGCTCGTAACTTTGCTATTGAAGGCTGGCCGGGGCAAAAAGCCGTCGAAAATCAATTATGGCAAATTGCAGAGCAACACACCCCCTCTGTTGACGTTGATAAGTACAATCAAGCGATGATGGATATGGGCGCTTTAGTCTGTACTCGCAGCCGTCCTAAGTGCGATTTATGCCCAGTTGAAGCCCAATGCCAAGCTAAAGCACAACAACGTCAATTAGACTTTCCTGGTAAAAAGCCGAAGAAAGACAAACCGACCAAACAAACTTGGTTTGTGATGCTTTATCACGACCATCAGGTCTGGTTAGAACAGCGCCCTCAAAGTGGCATTTGGGGAGGGTTATTCTGCTTTCCACAACATGAAGATCAGCACATTGATGCTTTATTAGATAAGCGTGGATTCCATGCTAACATCATTGATGAAACTCGAATCTTAACCGCTTTTCGTCATACTTTTAGCCATTATCATCTCGAGATCACGCCAATCTTAGTAAAATTGAAACAACTACCCTGTTTGGTGATGGAAGCCCAACAAGGTCTTTGGTATAACTTAGAACAACCAAAAGAAGTTGGACTTGCTGCGCCAGTAAAACAATTGCTGCACAGCTTGCCTTATGAACTTAACGATTAACCATTCATGTAAGGAGCTCTCATGAGCCGTACTGTAAATTGTGTTTTCTTAAACAAAGAAGCCGAAGGTCTGGATTTCCAGCTTTATCCTGGTGACTTAGGAAAGCGTATTTTTGACAACATCAGTAAAGAAGCGTGGGGCCAATGGCAACATAAACAAACCATGCTGATCAATGAAAAAAAACTCAACATGATGGACCCAGAACATCGCAAACTTTTAGAAACTGAAATGGTTAACTTCTTATTTGAAGGTAAAGACATCATTATCGATGGCTATACACCACCAAGTGAATAACTGGTTATAAACAATAAGTTCGGTATAATTCCTAACCATTGTCGCACAGGCATTGAGGTTTTTGGTTTGTATGTTGTGCAAACTAAATACAAATCAATGCCTGTTTTGTTTTTAGAAAAGCCTATTGATTGCACCACTTTATACCACTCACACTCATGAGATGATCCGATAATGAGTATGCGTGGTATTAGGTTCAATATGAGCGCTTTTCAGTGCCTGACGTAATTGCTATCAAATGAAAAAGAATAACTGGCTCTTAATCGTGTTGTGTTTCTCCTTAACGGGATGCAGTCGAGAATTTATCGAAAGCATTTATGATGTTGACTACACTCCCACCAACCGTTTTGCAAAAAACCTCGCTCCACTCCCAGGTCAATTTGCTAAAGATACCGCGGCCTTAGATAACTTAATGAATCAGTTTTCAGGACAAGTGGCCAACAAGTGGGGACAAGACAACATCAAGATGGCAGGGGCTAAAACTTACGTCAAATATACCGATGGCTATTTAAACCGTGCTGATATCGATTTTGATAACGGCACAGTCACGATAGAAACCATTGCCAGCACTGAGCCTAAAGCCCACCTCAAACATGCGATAGTGACGACCCTATTGACTCCCAATAACCCAGCTAATGTGGATTTATTTTCGTCAAAAGAAATTGCGATGGGAGGAAAACCATTTTTATCCGATCAGGTGGTCGATCAAAATGGTCAGTCTATTCAATGGTCATGGCGCGCCAATCAATTTGCAGATTACTTAATCAAAAACAAACTACAAACTCGTACCATCGATTTTAAAACCTCGTACTTTGTCACCATTCCTATGGTAAAAAACCATGATAAATTACGCAGTTACCAGTACGCCAGTATCGTACGTAAAGCCTCAAAACAATACGGCATTCCAGAAGATCTTATTTACGCCATCATAAAAACCGAAAGCAGTTTTAACCCTTATGCCGTCAGTTGGGCAAATGCTTATGGTTTAATGCAAGTGGTACCTAAAACCGCCGGACATGATGTTTTTAACTTAGTGAAAGGCCGTTCAGGCATGCCTACCCCGAAGTACCTCTATAATCCGGAGAACAATATTGATACCGGTGTCGCCTACTTCTACTTACTCAAAACTCGTTATTTGAAAGGGATCCAAAATAGTACGTCCTTACAGTACAGCATGATCTCCGCTTACAATGGCGGCTCGGGAGGGGTTTTTAATACTTTTGGTGGCGGCAAAACTTCAGCCATTAACGATATTAATCAATTACAGCCGAATCAAGTGTACTGGGCATTAACTAAAAAGCACCCCAATGCGGAATCTCGTCGCTATTTAGAAAAAGTCACCGCTTATAAAAAAGAGTTTCATAACATGAGGTAATATTAAAAAAACCACAACAAAATGTTAAACAACACTGCAAAACCAATAAATCTGTTCAAATAGGCAGCAAACAAACATTTTTTTTAAGTTTTTTGCAAAAACAGGTTGACGGTAGACACGAAAATCCGTTTAATAGCGCTCCGTTGCCCGGATAGCTCAGTCGGTAGAGCAGAGGATTGAAAATCCTCGTGTCGGTGGTTCGATTCCGCCTCCGGGCACCACAATTTAAATTGTTGGTGTTATGCAATAACATGGACAAGCAATAAATACAGTGTGCCGACTTAGCTCAGTAGGTAGAGCAACTGACTTGTAATCAGTAGGTCACCAGTTCGATTCCGGTAGTCGGCACCATTTATTGCCTCGATAGCTCAGTCGGTAGAGCAGAGGATTGAAAATCCTCGTGTCGGTGGTTCGATTCCGCCTCGAGGCACCATTATTTATTTAACGACTGAAAACAAAATTGGTTTTAGTGTTAAAAGAATAATTCCCCCTTAGTTCAGTTGGTAGAACGGCGGACTGTTAATCCGTATGTCGCAGGTTCGAGTCCCGCAGGGGGAGCCACTTTAAGAAAGCCTCATCATTTGATGAGGCTTTTTTTATACTTATCATTTCCATTTCATTCTTCCCTTTAAGCCACCATTATCATTACGCTCGCTCATTGGCAGCCAGACTCCCCTCTTCCTTTTTGCTCTCAACCAGATTGCGTTATCCAAGATCTTATACCAATGAACCCACTACCTATTCATCTTTACTTAACCTCAACTCAATCAGAATGCAAAAAATACGAATAATCGGCACTTTTTTTCATACTGATGGTAAATATTTTTCAGTGATCTCGCTCAAACTACATAATATCGCGCTTATTATTGCTCAAGGTTCCTAATTAAAACGTATGGCTAGGTGCTAATTTCACTCTGAACTGCCATTAAAACTGAGCTTTTTTTGAACTTAAGTGTGAATAAATATACAAACGCGACTAGAAAACGTCCAAACAGATATTTTTTTATATTTTAGTGTTGACGTTACTCACGAAAAACCGTTTAATACACCTCGTCGCCCGGATAGCTCAGTCGGTAGAGCAGAGGATTGAAAATCCTCGTGTCGGTGGTTCGATTCCGCCTCCGGGCACCACTATTTATAGTTTGGTGTCTAACGTTAACAAGACGTCAAATAAAAAATACAGTGTGCCGACTTAGCTCAGTAGGTAGAGCAACTGACTTGTAATCAGTAGGTCACCAGTTCGATTCCGGTAGTCGGCACCATTTTTCTAATTGAAAAGATTAGAAATAAAAAAAGAATAATTCCCCCTTAGTTCAGTTGGTAGAACGGCGGACTGTTAATCCGTATGTCGCAGGTTCGAGTCCCGCAGGGGGAGCCACTTTAAAGTTGTTTGAAATATCAAATAACTAACAGTGCCGACTTAGCTCAGTAGGTAGAGCAACTGACTTGTAATCAGTAGGTCACCAGTTCGATTCCGGTAGTCGGCACCATTATCTCTAATTGAGAAGATTAGAAATAAAAAAAGAATAATTCCCCCTTAGTTCAGTTGGTAGAACGGCGGACTGTTAATCCGTATGTCGCAGGTTCGAGTCCCGCAGGGGGAGCCACTTTAAAAAAGCCTCATCATTTGATGAGGCTTTTTTATGGTTCATCGCGGCTTTCCGGGGAAAGCCGCTTTTATCTTTAAGAAGAAGTAATCGGTATCTCGATAACCATATCCCATCCGCTTGATTAACTTTATCTTGTTGTTTATCCCTTCAAGGGTGCACGTATTCAACGGATAACTTCCTGAGGCGATAATTCCATGAAGGTAGGGACGGAGCTTTCGAGCAAATTCTTTTAACGGCTTAATTCCGCTATCATTCACTTGCTCCCACCACACCTTCCATAAGTTTTTCACCTGAAGTTCTGACTCACAGCGCCAGAGTTCCTTTAATTGTGCTCCCAGCACATAGGTTGTCATCAAGTCCTTATTTATTTCCAATATTTCAGTGAGATAGCTATCTTGTTGTGTATTTAAATTATCTCTATTTTTCAATAATACCCAACGTGAGCGCTTAACCCATTGTCTTGCTTTTTTATCGTGCTTTAGCTTATTGGCTTGATCAACTCTGACTCTATCCATGACCTCACGACCGAACTTAGCCACAACATGGAACAAGTCATAAACGATATGTGCATTTGGGCAATGCTCTTGGACTTCAAGATCAAAAGCAGTATTCATATCCATTGCTACCGCCTCGATATTTTTACCATGTTCACCTAGCTGCTTGAAAAATGGTCGAATATCCTTACGGCTACGACCTAGCCCTACCCAGATAACCTGATGACTCTTTGCATCAGCAATGACAGTGGCATAACGATGCCCCTTAAAAATGGCGAACTCGTCCATGACGAGCTGCCTTAGTTCGCCCCATTTTACCTGCGGTACAACGTGTTGAAGTCGACGCTTATCTATTTCTTTAATTGTGTGCCAATGAACACCCGTTATTTGGGCGATGTGCTTTATGGGTAAAAGAGGCAGCAACTGCTCGATATAGCTTCTCAAGCGATTAGTGAGGCGAGCATAAGGCTCTAACCAAGATAACTGTTCTGTTTTAATGCCACAATGACGGCACTTAACTCGTCGAGTTTGAACAAGCAACTCAACGGGTAGACCAAGCAGCGTTGCTTCTTTCACGTTACGCCATTGGTACTCATGTATTGATTGAGCATGAAGTCCACAAGGACATTTAGCGATAGAACTAGGTTTCAGGGTAAGTGTAATAAGTGATTCAGTCTGATGAGACTTTACTATATGAAAGCCTTCCCAGAACGATGATAGAAAAGTATGATTCGGCATGAAAACGGTAGTTTGTGTAAGGTTGTGTTTGGCGATGTAACCTTATCACTTACTACCGTTTTTGTTTTAAGTTCCCGCTAATCCGCGATGAACCTTTTTTATTGCCTATGATTTGCTAAAACCCATTTATATCAATCGTATTTACTATTTAATTATTGTGATTGGCATAAAAAAAGAGTGATGAATCTCTCCACCACTCTGTTACTGGGTATTAGGTGAAAGAGCATTCGCTGAAGAATCCTCTCCACCGAATTTCATCAACCTAATCTAAGCCACCAATACATACGTATTTCGTTTCTAGATACTCTTCCAACCCTTCTTTTGCTCCTTCACGGCCATTGCCTGATTGTTTGACCCCACCAAACGGCGCAACTTCCGTGGAGATAATACCTTCATTAATCCCAACCATGCCATATTCCAAGTTATGTGCGACCCGCCAAATGCGATTCATATTTTGGCTATAAAAATAGGCTGCCAATCCGTAAATGGTGTCATTGGCCATCTCTATCATCTTCTCTTCTTCAGAAAAACGAATAATAGGTAAAACTGGGCCAAAGATTTCACCTTGCACTAAAGGCCTATCATGTTCTACATCAACCAAAACCGTTGGCGCTACAAACTGACCATCTAAACATTGTTCTCGGTTGACTTGCTTCGCACCACGACCTTTCGCTTCTTCAATCAACTCGACAATCCGCTGTTTTGATTCTTGCGTGATCACAGGTCCAATATCAGTTTCTGCATCTAAGCCATTACCCACTTTCAATTGATCGACCGCTGCCACCAGCTTAGTGACAAACTCATCGTAAACCCCATCTTGAACATAAAAACGATTAGAGCAGACACACGTTTGCCCTGCGTTACGGAACTTGCTGGCAATGGCCCCTTTAACCGCACTGTCAATATCAGCATCATCAAACACGATAAAAGGCGCATTGCCTCCAAGCTCCATAGAGGTGCGCTTAATGGTTGAGGCACATTGCATTTGTAATTTACGCCCTACTAAGGTTGAGCCGGTAAAAGAAAATTTACGTACCGATGGATGGTAAGTAAATGCTTCCCCGACTTCATGCGCACTTTGGCCGATAACCATGCGTAAAACGTTTTTAGGAATGCCGGCTTGGAAAGCTAACTCAGTCACAGCAAAGGCGCTTAACGGGGTTAATTCAGATGGTTTACAGATAAAACTACAGCCCGCAGCAAGAGCAGGAGCGGCTTTTCGGGTGATCATAGCAAAAGGGAAGTTCCAAGGTGTGATAGCTGCTGCGACTCCGATTGGCTGCTTAACGGTAAGGAGTGTTTTATCATTACTTGGTGAAGGAATCGTATTACCATAAGCTCGGCGACCTTCTTCGGCAAACCATTCAATAAATGAAGCGCCATAACGAACTTCTGCCAGCGCTTCTTTCAAAGGCTTCCCTCCTTCCAAGGTGATAATCATGGCGAGGTCATCTTCATTTTCAATAATCAATTGATGCCATTTTTTCAGCAACTTACAACGCTCAGCCGCTGAACGCTTTTGCCATTGCTTTTGGCCTAGCTCCATCTCAATGATGTCTTGTTCCACTTTGGCTTGGCAAGACATCGGAACGGTCGCTAATAAGCTATTATCAAATGGATTGAATACTGGCAGCCCTTTACCCTCGATAAGTGTTGAGGCGAGTAATGTTTTATTTTTTATTTGCTTCATATTCATCTCTTTTCTTATGTTATTTATTCTCAGTTTAGCTTATGGACTCCACTGAGTGTTTTTATAATGCGCTTCAAAATCAGGAAAATCCATCATTTGAATATCACGCACCTCCTATGTTATTCGCTATAAAAAAGCCTCGACAAGTGTCGAGGCTGAGAAGTGTTCATCATCATTAATCAAGGCGAACCGATAAAGTTTTACCATTAGCCTGAACAAAGGCGCTACCTTGGATCTTCTCTCGTGGCTGATTAATGATTTCAATTTTAGAGTCAGGCCACCCGTTCTTATAAAAATAAGGTTTAATGAAGTGATAGCGTAAATTACTCGGAACCTTAAAAGTATCTGACCCTGTTAACTGGTACATATAATCCGTCATCTGTGCTTCATCAACACTGACAACAACCTTGTCAAACTTCTCGGGATGATGGTAATAACCATTCCCTGCCGCTGATTCCATTATCTTTGCCATGGCAATACGACTATTGGTATAACCTGCATTGTAATCATGCATTTGGTAACTTAATGGGATAAACAGTAAAACCAGCAATAACGTTCGCCACATTTTATTATCAACCAATAAAATCAGCATGGTTAAGCCCAACGGTAAGGTGATTCCCGAGCGCAATGGCACTTGAACTCCTAATGGGATCACGCTGGCATAGATTGAAAATACGACCAATAAAACTATTAAACAGTATTTAAAATGATGCTTTAGCGCCCATAAAAATGTCCCTGCTAAGGGTACATACAACCAAGGACTTAATTGCGAAATATAGAGTGCATTACGCTCAAAATTTGCAGCACTTTTAATGATGTTTGACAATAAGCTTGCCATATCCGTCGAGGGTGTAGAACGACGCCAATCGGCAAAATGAATGAAACTCGCCTGATCAGAGAAAAAATAGGTGTAGGCATACACTAAACTATTAGCAACCGCATACCCCACTACATAACCCAGCATCCACATGAAAAGAAACTGTAATAACGCAGACCACCTCGCCTCTCTCAGCATTGGTAAATACAATAACGGTATTAAGAAATAAAAGGCAGGGTAAGTGGCAAATAATAAAATACCAGAAACGATCAACAAAGCTGAAGGATTAAACTTATCCTTCATATAGGCAAATACCGCCAACATTACACAACCAGGGATCAGCGTCATTGGCCATTTAAATAACATGGTGAAATAGGGAATATTTAACACCAATAAAGCCACACATAATGCCAACCATTTATCCTGGCGAACCCCTAGTGTTAACTTATAGGCGAAATAAAATAATGAAAGATTACAAACAATCACAGCCATAGAAGATGGTACAGCACGTAAACTATAAAACAGTGCAAAGTTAATCCATCGACCTTCCGAGACAAATTTCTCACTATAGCCATTCATATAAGGTAGAGCATCATGAGCGATATCTGACACCACCGACATATGAACGTTATACAAGGTTACCGCAAGTATCAGAAAAGCGATCACTCCCTTGAACATAAACCAGTAATCGACGGATTTATCTTCTTTTTGAAATAGGGAATAAAACTCACTCATTGACACACCTTGAGTAAAGACTTTTTGATAACCAAGATAATTCACCACCATCGAAACCGCTACAGCCAATACCTGGGCGATATATACCATCACTCCCGCATATTCAACTAAACCATAGATCGTAGCCGTAGAGCAGGCTAAAGAGGTTAAATTCACAATACAGAATGGTATAAATTGTCCAGATTTCTGCGCGCTGTTAAACACAAAGCGTTTATTTAACGTATAACTGATCAGCATTCCTATAAAATACGATAGAACTGAAGCGAGCAAATAACGATCGGATAGGTGATAAATCACAATAAAGGCTAAATAAGCTGATAAAGTATTCACTCCGCCAACCAAGCCAAAACGGATTTTTTGTTTTAGATCGGTATAAATCAAGTTATTTAGCAGTTTATTGGCTTTCTGCAGCATCAGATTCTCGGTTTTTCTTAATGATGTACAAAGGACGATTTTTAGATTCATTGTAAATTCGAGCAATGTATTCGCCTAAAATGCCAATAGAGATAAGTTGAACACCGCCCATAAAAAGAATCGAGATAATCAAGGATGTCCAGCCTGACTCCCAATGATCTGTCATTAAGCGTATATACACCGAATACAACAGCATCAACATCGCAATAC includes:
- a CDS encoding NAD-dependent succinate-semialdehyde dehydrogenase, with the translated sequence MKQIKNKTLLASTLIEGKGLPVFNPFDNSLLATVPMSCQAKVEQDIIEMELGQKQWQKRSAAERCKLLKKWHQLIIENEDDLAMIITLEGGKPLKEALAEVRYGASFIEWFAEEGRRAYGNTIPSPSNDKTLLTVKQPIGVAAAITPWNFPFAMITRKAAPALAAGCSFICKPSELTPLSAFAVTELAFQAGIPKNVLRMVIGQSAHEVGEAFTYHPSVRKFSFTGSTLVGRKLQMQCASTIKRTSMELGGNAPFIVFDDADIDSAVKGAIASKFRNAGQTCVCSNRFYVQDGVYDEFVTKLVAAVDQLKVGNGLDAETDIGPVITQESKQRIVELIEEAKGRGAKQVNREQCLDGQFVAPTVLVDVEHDRPLVQGEIFGPVLPIIRFSEEEKMIEMANDTIYGLAAYFYSQNMNRIWRVAHNLEYGMVGINEGIISTEVAPFGGVKQSGNGREGAKEGLEEYLETKYVCIGGLD
- the trmB gene encoding tRNA (guanosine(46)-N7)-methyltransferase TrmB yields the protein MTEVTTNEVNEEGKIVRRIRSFVRREGRLTKGQEKAIEECWPTMGIDFVQQRLDWQQVFGNDHPVVLEIGFGMGASLVEMAKNAPEKNFIGIEVHSPGVGACLAAAQEAGVTNLRVMCHDAVEVFEHMIPDSSLTTLQLFFPDPWHKKRHHKRRIVQLGFAEMVRQKLILNEGIFHMATDWENYAEHMVEVMNAAPGFENIATDGDYIPRPDERPLTKFEARGHRLGHGVWDIKFRRNA
- a CDS encoding ISL3 family transposase yields the protein MPNHTFLSSFWEGFHIVKSHQTESLITLTLKPSSIAKCPCGLHAQSIHEYQWRNVKEATLLGLPVELLVQTRRVKCRHCGIKTEQLSWLEPYARLTNRLRSYIEQLLPLLPIKHIAQITGVHWHTIKEIDKRRLQHVVPQVKWGELRQLVMDEFAIFKGHRYATVIADAKSHQVIWVGLGRSRKDIRPFFKQLGEHGKNIEAVAMDMNTAFDLEVQEHCPNAHIVYDLFHVVAKFGREVMDRVRVDQANKLKHDKKARQWVKRSRWVLLKNRDNLNTQQDSYLTEILEINKDLMTTYVLGAQLKELWRCESELQVKNLWKVWWEQVNDSGIKPLKEFARKLRPYLHGIIASGSYPLNTCTLEGINNKIKLIKRMGYGYRDTDYFFLKIKAAFPGKPR
- the mltC gene encoding membrane-bound lytic murein transglycosylase MltC — protein: MKKNNWLLIVLCFSLTGCSREFIESIYDVDYTPTNRFAKNLAPLPGQFAKDTAALDNLMNQFSGQVANKWGQDNIKMAGAKTYVKYTDGYLNRADIDFDNGTVTIETIASTEPKAHLKHAIVTTLLTPNNPANVDLFSSKEIAMGGKPFLSDQVVDQNGQSIQWSWRANQFADYLIKNKLQTRTIDFKTSYFVTIPMVKNHDKLRSYQYASIVRKASKQYGIPEDLIYAIIKTESSFNPYAVSWANAYGLMQVVPKTAGHDVFNLVKGRSGMPTPKYLYNPENNIDTGVAYFYLLKTRYLKGIQNSTSLQYSMISAYNGGSGGVFNTFGGGKTSAINDINQLQPNQVYWALTKKHPNAESRRYLEKVTAYKKEFHNMR
- the hemW gene encoding radical SAM family heme chaperone HemW; the protein is MLTPPPLSLYVHIPWCVQKCPYCDFNSHAQKGEIPETQYIDALLDDLKTDIEKYQLEQTPRLLHSIFIGGGTPSLISPQEIGRLLRGIEALLPFEDHIEITMEANPGTIEAERFAQFQTQGVNRISIGVQSFEQEKLQALGRIHGPQEAINAAHLAHQIGLNSFNLDLMHGLPNQTQGQALADLEQAIELNPYHLSWYQLTIEPNTLFYSKPPVLPDDDDLWDIFEQGHQRLTEAGYVQYEISGYSKPGYQCRHNLNYWHFGDYLGIGCGSHGKLSFADGRIVRTTKIKHPKGYLAAYQNLVKPYLDSEQQVELDDRAFEFFMNRFRLIEACPKAEFIQRTGLTLESIAQPIAQAITQGFIHDTEACWQVTQKGKLFFNDLIELFVDDE
- a CDS encoding oxidative damage protection protein, with the protein product MSRTVNCVFLNKEAEGLDFQLYPGDLGKRIFDNISKEAWGQWQHKQTMLINEKKLNMMDPEHRKLLETEMVNFLFEGKDIIIDGYTPPSE
- the mutY gene encoding A/G-specific adenine glycosylase, which produces MVQFALHYYSNKEQIVSAFSDAILAWYDNFGRKTLPWQQNKTAYTVWLSEIMLQQTQVTTVIPYFERFLQRFPSVTDLAHAHQDEVLHLWTGLGYYARARNLHKAAQIVEQQYQGEFPTDIEQLNALPGIGRSTAAAILSSVYKQPHAILDGNVKRTLARNFAIEGWPGQKAVENQLWQIAEQHTPSVDVDKYNQAMMDMGALVCTRSRPKCDLCPVEAQCQAKAQQRQLDFPGKKPKKDKPTKQTWFVMLYHDHQVWLEQRPQSGIWGGLFCFPQHEDQHIDALLDKRGFHANIIDETRILTAFRHTFSHYHLEITPILVKLKQLPCLVMEAQQGLWYNLEQPKEVGLAAPVKQLLHSLPYELND
- the glsB gene encoding glutaminase B, translating into MCQPSKELLTDILEHVRPLIGKGKVANYIPALANVPNDKLAMAIYTNEGEVIKAGDADEEFSIQSISKVLSLTLAMQIYQPEEIWRRVGKEPSGQAFNSMIQLEVEQGIPRNPFINAGAIVVADMLQTRLSAPRQRLLEFARQLSGDTHIVYDKVVAASEMLHSDRNAAIAYLMRSFGNFENEVIPVLNNYFHACSLKMSCVDLAKTFSYLANKGQSVHTKKQIIAPNQTKRLNALLATCGLYDGAGEFAFRVGMPGKSGVGGGIIAVIPGEMTIAVWSPELDKSGNSLAGTAALELLSTELGRSIF